In Zingiber officinale cultivar Zhangliang chromosome 1A, Zo_v1.1, whole genome shotgun sequence, the DNA window GGAACAATTGGCTACTGTGCACCTGAGTATGCAAGAACAGGGCATCTAAGCTTGAAATCAGATGTGTACAGTTTTGGAGTTGTTTTGCTCGAATTGATCACAGGAAGGAGGGCCATTGACTCAACTAGGCCAACAAATGAACAAAATCTTGTCTCTTGGGTATGAAATCCACTAGATTTTTTCCCCCCTTCTTTTGTTGTACATTAACACTTTCAGCCGATGCATTGGTTGTCCATTCTTTATATTGTCTATAACACTCAAGTATCACATGCACCATGGTTACCTAAACATGTTTTTGTCTCAACAGGCGAGGCCAATGTTGGGAGACCAGAAGAGGTTCCTTGAGCTAGTCGATCAACTTATACAAGGGAATTACCCACCGAAAGGCTTGAGCCAGGCAGTAGCTGTTGCTGCAATGTGCCTGCAAGAAGAGACTTCAGTTCGACCATCTATGGCCGATGTTGTTATTTCATTGAGTTTTCTGACAGCACCATCGGGCAGACATGAGGTAGACCCTGCTCCATCTTCACCATCATAAAACAAGCATAATCCAATCTTGGTCGACTGAATCGAGAAGAGTGTCAAGAGTCATAACTCTCAAGTTCTCCAAGGTGTGGATTGGATTCGTACAGCTCAAGATTGATGGCaggaattgagagaaataaagttGTTGTGGAACCGTTTGTAAACTTGCCACTTGTCTATATTCATAGCTCTCACATACAGAATCGTAGCATATTGATTTAGATTTCAGGATACGTGCAGAAAACCTGGTCTCGTAGGgtgaatatataaatatattcaatAGTAGAATTTACTAGACACTTATTATTAAACTTTTTAACTAACcatttaaatctaacaaaagatCTCAAAATCTTCTTTGATTGCACATCCttcgaaaaaataataataaagctttGTATATTTTATTCTTTCATAGAAGCTTA includes these proteins:
- the LOC122026340 gene encoding probable serine/threonine-protein kinase PBL7 isoform X2 codes for the protein MLSLLHHQNLVKLIGYCADGDQRLLVYEFMPMGSLEDHLLDISSNHQVLSWYTRMKIAYGTAQGLEYLHEKANPPVIFRDLKSANILLDQDFNAKLSDFGLAKLGPVEDKVYVSSRVMGTIGYCAPEYARTGHLSLKSDVYSFGVVLLELITGRRAIDSTRPTNEQNLVSWARPMLGDQKRFLELVDQLIQGNYPPKGLSQAVAVAAMCLQEETSVRPSMADVVISLSFLTAPSGRHEVDPAPSSPS